From Hydra vulgaris chromosome 15, alternate assembly HydraT2T_AEP, one genomic window encodes:
- the LOC136092144 gene encoding uncharacterized protein LOC136092144: MAEEKAVAEEKVKSRKRARHWDDEETKILISKWSEDNIQEKLKSCTRKGKIWEEILLFLQASGYEDRDKEMCKTRIHTLTSAYRNYIDNKRNTSGTGPSKKPSCFDEIDKVLSDKPTTLPTFLKSSSGMNVIIEKTAEVNNFNNCVNELVNCEHIDIETTPSSSKSEELVKKDNRFYFKKSKKKKSRSEVMFEQLNATVNKFMTSQADIDHKILESILENHKQEESCVILKVRQVEDLYFIEIELSSADLTLEKLTCTIKEEFSVQDNASLLITKLPNVLIRNDKDVKRLESGTEIEFLIMIKKM, from the exons ATGGCGGAGGAAAAAGCTGTTGCTGaagaaaaagttaaatctaGAAAGAGAGCTAGACATTGGGATGATGAGgaaacaaaaatactaattagtAAATGGTCAGAAGATAATATCCAAGAAAAGTTGAAGTCATGCACAag aAAAGGAAAAATTTGGGAGGAAATTTTGCTATTCTTGCAAGCTTCTGGATATGAAGACAGAGATAAAGAGATGTGTAAAACAAGAATTCACACATTGACAAGTGCATATCGcaattatattgataataaacgAAATACAAGTGGGACTGGTCCTTCCAAAAAACCATCCTGCTTTGATGAAATTGATAAGGTTCTTAGTGACAAACCAACCACATTaccaacttttttgaaaagttcCTCAGGCAtgaatgttattattgaaaaaactgcagaagtgaataattttaataattgtgtTAATGAGTTAGTAAACTGTGAACATATAGACATTGAAACTACTCCGTCAAGTTCTAAATCTGAAGAGTTGGTAAAAAAAGATAAtcgtttttactttaaaaaatccaaaaagaaaaaatcaagaagTGAGGTAATGTTTGAACAATTAAATGCCactgttaataaatttatgaccTCTCAGGCTGATattgatcataaaattttagaaagtatTTTAGAAAACCACAAACAAGAAGAATCATGTGTTATATTAAAAGTTCGTCAAGTtgaagatttatattttattgaaatagaaCTTTCATCGGCAGATTTGACACTAGAAAAACTTACTTGCACAATAAAAGAGGAATTTTCAGTTCAAGATAATGCATCTTTATTGATTACCAAGTTACCAAATGTACTTATCCGAAATGATAAGGATGTTAAACGTCTTGAAAGTGGGACTGAGATAGAGtttttaattatgattaaaaaaatgtga
- the LOC136091784 gene encoding uncharacterized protein LOC136091784, whose amino-acid sequence MVNCWNEDDWIKNIRMSKAAFNYLCKEVSPFMPIQGTNFRKSLPLEMKLAVTLYFLSGSADYRTIANLFGLGKSTVCTIVHRICKHFVDNLMKKYISLPSREETMEIIVSFEKLYGFPQVVGAVDGCHIRIKAPHKNSEDYINRKEYHSIILQGLVDSKYLFRDIFVGWTGKSHDSRVFKNSPLYKECLARTFLPTNLSKIIDNIEIGPLILGDSAYPLKNWLMKPYSDRGNLSIEEAKFNVSLSKCRVVVENGFGRLKGRFQCLLKRLDTTVEHTVNIVTTCCILHNFCTLTKQKYLNEWIEQTEIDLVNPILNHSCIELDNKAEFIRNSIKKHYFTTV is encoded by the coding sequence ATGGTAAACTGTTGGAACGAAGATGATTGGATAAAAAACATAAGAATGTCTAAAGCAGCCTTTAATTATCTGTGCAAGGAAGTTTCACCTTTTATGCCTATACAAGGCACTAACTTTCGTAAATCTTTGCCTTTAGAAATGAAGTTAGCTGTGacactttactttttaagtgGATCTGCAGATTACCGAACAATAGCCAATTTATTTGGCTTAGGAAAATCAACTGTTTGTACAATAGTTCACagaatttgtaaacattttgttGATAACTTAATGAAGAAATACATTTCCTTACCCTCAAGGGAAGAAACAATGGAGATTATagtaagttttgaaaaattatatggTTTTCCACAAGTAGTTGGAGCAGTTGATGGATGTCACATAAGAATAAAGGCTCCTCATAAAAATTCAGAGGACTATATAAACAGAAAAGAATATCACTCCATTATTTTACAGGGATTGGTAGACAGCAAGTATTTATTTAGAGATATTTTTGTAGGGTGGACTGGCAAATCACACGATTCaagggtttttaaaaattctcccTTATATAAAGAGTGTCTGGCTAGAACCTTTTTACCtacaaacttatctaaaataattgataatattgaaattggTCCTCTTATCCTTGGTGATTCAGCATATCCCCTTAAAAATTGGCTTATGAAACCTTACTCAGATCGTGGAAATCTTAGTATAGAAGAAGCAAAGTTTAACGTTTCTCTTAGTAAATGTCGTGTGGTGGTGGAGAATGGATTTGGAAGATTAAAAGGTCGATTTCAATGTCTTTTAAAGAGATTAGATACAACAGTTGAACACACAGTCAATATTGTTACAACATGTTGTATACTACATAACTTCTGTACTTTGACAaagcaaaagtatttaaatgaaTGGATTGAACAAACAGAAATTGACTTAGTAAACCCTATATTAAACCACAGTTGCATTGAACTTGACAATAAAGCTGAGTTTATTAGAAAttccataaaaaaacattattttacaacTGTTTAg